TTACAGATGATTACGATTGCAGCCTATTTATTAAAGAGGTAATGATGACTAGAGTATCAATTTCTTAACAAGCAGCACTTGTGAATCAGGAGGCACTATTACAACATGAGCAAAGTAGGGCCATTTGCCACTGGTGCTGAGCACACCTGCACCTGCATAGCTAGGGCTTGCTTTCAGGCTAGGCAATACACTGATTGCTCCACTTATCTCTACTcaaaaaacactgcagccaGCAAACTCAGCAAGGTTAAGCcctattttgtttctgtttcaaaaacCTTCGAGAAGAAATGAACTATTCAGTTTTCATGGGAGTAGGGGGAGAAATGCCCTGCAATGCAGAACGATGGAGAGAAAATGACCCTCAATCTCTGGGCTTGCAGGAGACTGCATCCCTGTATTTATGTGCATCTTCAGAGGCACTCAAGAAAGAGCAGCAGTAGCTTACCTcacaaaaagaaacccaaccGTCTGCATTTGGCAACCAGCTCAtgagacagcaaaaaaaaaattagtaataaAAACCACCTGAATCTCAGCATGTATTTATAGGCACAAACTTTATGGAGACAAAGAATTCAGCTGCATAACCCCCAGGTCCATGGAGCACCTGCTCAATGCTGTGCATGCAGCAATAGAAAACCTCGATGGGACGAAGGGCAACAAGAGTGCCAAACCTGACCTACTAAGGCAGGCTTTCAGGTCTTGCCACTTGAATTCTTGTTTGAGTCAGGCCATCTCTTGCTGATGAATCTGCCTTTGAGTTTGTGCCTTTTAACATCTACTGAGATTCCAAGCCTGAACTATTTGATGCTGTCTAGAAACTGTCTTGCATTACGATTGTACGACGTTTCTAAATCTCACACATTGCTCTTTGAGGTTGATATAACAAACCAGCCCATTTCTGTTCCCTATGTAATTCATTTAGGCCAATCAAGTTACCCTACGAAACAATCCACACCAGCCCCTAAACAGTAACAGGTCAAGTTACCAAAGTCAAACGAGGATCAGCTGAAGCCCAAATCCCACTTGCAATGCAGAGTACTTCACCTCTACTTTTTATAGTCACAAACAGTACAGTCACAGACCAGTATTTTTTTAACCCTCCTACACTCAATTAACAGCTAATGAAAAACTTACTTGTATTACCCACAGCTCTCACAAGGGGGAACCAAAACATTGCAGAGCCCTGCTCCCCTTTTGCCATCCACTTCAATCAGTCAGAGATGGCCTAAGAACCTTCAGCTGCCAAATTAAGCTGGCTGAGACTTTATAGTCTTTTacatgaataaatgaataaataaatgcctGAGCAGCACTTCCTACGTTTTTCTGACAAGTCTTTATCAGAGGTGTTGTCGCTGTTATTAAAGTTTGCTTGCCTTAAAGTTTATCctgtgtgcttttctctctcatccACTCAAGACTCCCAGCTGACAGCAGCTCACAGATGAGGATGCTACACTCAGCCGTGCTGAGACACACCTACGAGACCCCAGAGCTACCGCAGCTTCTTTCACAGGCTGAAGATTTCCAAGCCAACAATTCCACACCAAAGCATACACTGAGCTTCAACAGTGCCAATGAGTTAAGCAATCATAGCTAAATGCTGTCTGTCCAAAAGACTGTAAGCATttttgtctgaagagaagaaaccCATCATCTCCGCCCTGGTTATGGACTGCTTTGGGCCACAGCCAGTCAGAAACTGTTGCTGCCACCCAGTGGGCTTAGGGCGGCTGGCAAAGGGATACTCACTCAAGACAGCACATGGAAGAGGCAGAAGGTTTCTATTTCTAATGGAGGATTCCtccaggaggagctgcacaggATGAAGCAGCAGTAGCCTATTGTGATGCACTGGACTGAATTGCAAAATCATCTTTTCCAAGAGCAGGGCATAAGATCTTCACCTCAGAAATGATATCACTGGCCCCACTTCAGGAAGAAAGAACCTGAAACAGTAACATTTAGGCAGGGTGACAGCACTGAAGGGCTTTCCTTCAGCAAAAAGCATTAGTATTACCTTCCCAGAATTCCTGCAGAGATGCACAGCCATTCACCTCACAAGCCGATTAACCAAAGTCATCACAGGAACCATTGCTTCCACTTGCAGTATCTGAGTCATAAAAAAAAGCACTGCCACAATTTTACAGCTGCACACATGCAGAGCAGGATTTCTGTTGTTAGAATGCTCCCTCAAACAGCACTTCCTTCATAGTTCATCCAAGCTACATCTCCAAGCAGACCAGAAGGCAACGTACAGCAGCCTATAAAACACCTCCATGCTGAGCAGAAATTTGGTAGCTTGAGATCAGGACACCTCAAATTAAGTCTTAACACAAAACTCCAAACACtccaaaaataatcttttcaacCCTGCTGTTTAATGCACTGGGTATAataacatttattattattattaaaaagatGAACAGTAACATCTGTAGTCAGTTGCCAGACCAGTCAGGGCTGGACCCAAATTCTCAGCTTACCTTATGGATAAGATGAATGCAAAGCTGCAATGGCTTCAGAAAACCCAGTGCATGTCTCCTTTCATTAacataaaacacacacacacacctgggCTGCCAGCTTTAATCCctttataaaaggaaaatgggaataaatgcacttgcagagcagcacctggATTGACTGTTTTAAGCTCTGCTCCAGGACTTGCATGGTGTCCTATGGCATTTATCTGTGCTGCCAGAAGTGGCTGCTGCACACGCTGAGAAACCATCACACACTTTGGCAGaatgagcagagcagcagcatttatATAAGGAAGAGATTTACTGCTATGATAAGGTTGGATTCCAAAGCCAGGTCACGCACAAGTGGAAACACGTCAGGAAACAGTCTTTGAAAACAGAgaccaaagagaaaaaacatggaTCTACGTACACATAACACCCTAAAATAAAAGCCTGAGACTGAATGCATGGAAACAGTGCCACATGTTTAGGtgtaggttaaaaacaaaacaaaacactaagaGTTTCTCAAAAGAATCGCATCTCCAACCAGAACTCCAGTTCCATAATTGAGAGCAACGCACTTCAACgagtttatttgaaataaagagaaagcacagcattGCTCAGAAACAAGGCAACACTTTCCTACCAGTGAAATTCATCTCAGATCACTCCTGCCCGTTCAGCTTAACACTACCTGttttttgcagctcagaaacaagaaaactaaCAGCAGCTGAACCAACCTCACATCAGCATCTGTATAAATAATCTGGCAACACTCTATGGAGTGACCaataaaggagaaggaagggagaattCTAGTAAACCTGAAATGATGACCCATTGCAGGGATGCCATTTCGAGAAAGAATTGCTTTTCAAGGAGAACTGAAGTTATTGGAACATTCATATTATTCATCATCAGCCCTGACCCTCTCCATCCAAGCACAAAGTGAGGGAGGCAGGAGCAGTTTGTGAAGCTCAGCAGTTTGTGGGTGTGATGCTGGACAAAGTCCCAGAGGGACCATTTCTTTTGGTAATGCATGAAGTTTATCACATGTTGGTGCTCATTCTGGACTGGCTGTTAGCTGGAGTAAGTTCCCCTTGGCTGCCTTCTCTCGGAGGAGACTGCAACAAAAAGACCAAAACACATCCTAGTTAGTGCTACCCCTCATGTGCTTCCAAACAGACCAAAGGAAACACAGGTGATGACAAGCAGGAGAAGAGCATGCCCCAAATACATAGTGACAGATTTGCAAAAGCTCTGTGTTTACAATTCCTACAGTTCAAGTTCACAGTTTCTATACAAGTCAAACTAGCTTTAAACCACTCTTTGTTTCCCACATACaaggtgctgctggctgctgaatTTGAATCTTATCTGGCACTTGGTTATCACAGAGATGAATGTACTACAGAACTGAATACATTCTGTGTCCTATCCTCCCCATTGGCATTCTTTGCATCCTGGAAGGAATACTGCAAACAATTCatgcattattttaattccTCTACTAAAAAAGTTGCTTCAAGTTTCCTTGGTTTTGGTAAGATAAAAGGTATGTGTATCATGAATTGGGCAGAACGAATTGGAATCAAACACATTAACTTCAAAGGACATTCTGAATTGTACCAGTAGTTCAGTGTACTGCCTAGaaattcttgtttcttcttcccATTTCACATCTGATATCACCATGATTTGTCCACCATTTGTGACAACAGCTAATCCACTCCCCTGCTGATGTATGAACCTCATCAGTTTCTGGGGAAAATACCACTACTGACTGTGCCACTGCCCTGAATCCAAGCACCACGGCCATACCTTGACGTGGATCTGGTTGCGCAGCACTGCAGCTCGCAGGATCATGGCTTTGGCACGGCGCTGGAACTCTTTGCCCATGAGTAAAGACTTCTCAAAAGTTGTGCTGCGTTGGTCTACATCTCGAGCATAAAGAATCTGCAACCAAGATAGACACTGCATGCAGGAGCTACAACAGGGCTCCATAGCAGAAAGCCCTTTCTGCACTGTGGAATAAAGCTGGAGTGTCAcggaggctggagagcagccctccTTGAAACACCACTCACAGCAGATGGATGCAATTTCAAAGTACCCAAGGAACAGAGAATTTTTCAATCTTAGGACAGCTGTTCAATCCACGACCTGTGGCTCAGATGCACTCACCTTACTGTGTGAGTCTATTCGGGCATTGATCAGTCCCTCCAAAATCAGCTGAGTAAGTTCATCTTCCAGAGCAGCCACTGTGGTATTAAAAGCAGTCGCCATCTTGTGCATATCTGCTGACACGTAGGGGCTGAAGTACTAGgaataagaaaatattcagtgacCAGGGGGATTCCCCACCCTCTGAAACACCACGGAGAAAACAAGGACACAGAGGTGGCCCATTCACTGCTTATCCACCCCTTAGGATTGCAGCAACGATTACCTGAATTAGGGCACGATTTCGAATTTGAGTATAAAGGGTCCTGACATGAGGTGCAAGGTACATATCCAGCAGCAGGTTGTCCTGGGCAAAAACACACATCAGAAGCTCAGGAACagtgtagaaaaaaatacattattcctatgttcttaaaaatataaatatacttCACTCTAAAGGATATTAATATTCACTACAACAAggcaaaaaaaccctaaaaaacaagagcaaaacCAAGAATGAACGAGAGAATTTGCAATCTATCAAATAACTcaatatatgtttaaaaaattgCATAATTTCTCTTCACCATCTGCTCCTAAACTGCTCTCTGTTTCCATCTGCCACACCAGGAGGTAGAAGACACCACAGAAAAGATGCACAGGAAACACTGTTACTCTTTCTCACAAAAGACATGGGGAAGGAAACTGTTGGAGTCTGTTCTTGCACCTCTCCCCTGCAACTCACCTTCATCTCATCCAGCATCTTCAGGCATGAAGCATATTTAGACTCATAGAACTTGAAGATGATGTCACGAACCTGTGGCTCCAGCTCCAAAAACAATTTGAAGGAACTACAGATAAACATGGCAGTGATCAGATCTTGAAACCCACCACTTCCCACCCCACAACCTCATCACTCCAAAGTGCAAGATCACAAATTCCAGCTATCATCTGGGCATTCCAAGAACTGACTCCCTAACAGACCAGAGAGCCCCTGTGGTAAAAGCAGCCAGAATTTTATCAAACCAAGTAGCAGAAATCAAGAACTCAGCATTGAGTTATACAGCCAGAAAACAGAGGCCATGtctgtgtgtgcacagcactgtgtgctggcCAGCTTTGTGATCCCTTGCAAAGCACAGCCTtacactgaacacagcacacCCAATGCAAACTCAGTGCACAACAGCCTTGGGAAGACGATCCATCTCAAGTGTGAGAGACCTTCAGAATGCACACTGCTTCTCAGTGCTCTCCCAGttctccatcccatccctggCTCCTCATCCTATGACTCAGCCAATAAAACAGTCAGGGTAACAACCCTTTTTCCACATCACCTTAAAATTATTGCTTCCATACCCTTAGTTTTAATGAATTCAGCAGCACAGTCATTCAATCTATTACACACAAATATCTGTTTTCCCAAAGCTTGTAACTCTATTAACTCTGTCATAGTTAGAATACATTTTAAGTTGTATTAACTGTTAAGCTGTATTAATATGGTTAGCACAGAAGTCATATCAAGGTAAACAGCTGCCTCTTACAGGACTCCATCACCCTGTTCTGGGCCACTAATGGTGACAGGAAGCAGGACAATGCAGATGTTGGATTGGACTCAGGTTGGAAGTTTCTGTTAGAGTTCCAGCTATGATTAAGCAGGGAAACTTCAGCTAGCACTAAAACCAAATCACGGTTCAGTTATTGTCTCTCCAATCCAAGAGCTACTAGTCTTTCCAGAATCCATACTCAAAGTGCCATACCTACAAAGATGTCCTGACAAAGCGTCACCTACCTGCTGGAGATAACATTCCGCTGCAGCTCCTGACGATCAAAGGTGGCGAGGGCACAGAGACCACCATACACAGCTACATTGCTAGGAGACAACAGCTGGAGAGAGAGATTGAGGGAGCACGCTCTGAATGGCAACACTGTGACTGACTACTGAAATGGCAGAAGGTTGGAATTAAGCCTTCTCTAAGCCTTTTCTTTGCCCAATAATGAGATCATTTATCAAATGCAGTGGAAGCACAGCATGCTCTCAGGTATTCACCAGAAGCTGAGCTGGGACTGTCCACTGCTAAGAGCAGAAGTCAACTCCAGCAGCCAGTCTTCTGACCAGGTATGAGGTACACAAATTCCACAGACTACAGTACCTGCATGACCTACAGCAGGCCATTCAGAGCACTCAAGGCCAGAGTTATTtgttcagttgtgtttttttggagcttttggtttgtttggctttttttggttAAGAGATGGTTCACAGTACCACCAAACCATACAGGAGTGCTGTGAGGATAACTACAGTACCTGAATTTTACAAACTACCATTTAGAAGAATTACATTCCCTCCAAGCCCATGCAGCTCCCTCACGGTCCTCACCTCAGGGAAATCACAGTGATCAAATGATGCCAACAAGAAGCACTTTGCTGCCTGTTTGTATTTCCGTGCAGCTAGTTCAGCCAAGCCtggaaatcaggaaaaaataattctctgttCATGATAGAATgcaagttaggaaaaaaagtgtgaaatCTCTCATTGTAAAAACTGTAAAAGGGAGTAGAACCTGCACCCCAGAGCTGGTAATGCCTTCTCTACTGAAGTGAAGCATGATTCTCAGACAGTAACCAGCAtcctttaaaatacatacatgaGAGTTCCATCTCATTAAGCTTTATTCAATTTTGCATTTCTGgtgagaaaatgaagttttttgGATAtgagagaacaaaataaatcaagcaTATTCTGTTGTTAAAGATTCCTATgggcagaaaagaagaaaagcaggcataaaacaaaacagaagaagctgaaggaCTCGCTCACCTGCTGCACATTTCAGCTTAGTGAGAATTGCTTGTGTCTGGCtgtctctttctcctctttgctACAGGATGAGAAAAGCAGTAGTGAACAAGCAGCTTGAAAACCATTTTGGTTATATCCTTGAGATATTTCACCCTAGTAACTGACTTGCAAATCTCAACTGCAAGATAACTTCACCTATCAATCTCAGGAAACATGGAACAAACTGAGGACAACAAGTCTCCCTGCTTTTGCCATGAGCAAGATTTCCTTCATGCATATCATGGGAGATAATTAACAATGAATCTCTAAAGGAATGGAATAGGAGCCAGGGAGTGACTGGATTAGAGGAAGAATAGACTGTAAGATCAAGGAAGTCTTAGAGGGAACAATTTGTAAAAGGGGGAATTGAATAAACTGTTTTACAAACTTtggagacagaaaacaaagggaaaattcatgtaaattaaaaagcagGACCTTACTTCTGCAATTTCTGGCGTGGACTCAGCCTTGCTTACGTAGCTCAGAACATGAGACCAGTTTTGGAGGTAGACACTGACCTGCAGAGAGCCAGGAACAGCATACAACAAGTAACATACAGCAATCAACAAGTAACATACTTGTGGATATGAAAGGTGCAGGTGGGCTCCATAGCAGATGTCAGGACTCCACATACCACTCCCTGCAGGCCTTCCTACCTTGATGACATTGAGACACATGTTGATCACATGCTTAGCACTGGTACAGTAATCCCGGGCTCGTGAGTAACACTTGAGAGCGTTGCTGAGGTCCCCACAGTCAAGGTAATGATCACCTAAGTCATCGTGGCCTCTCCTGGAGCACAGGAATTAAAATAGTAATGAACTGCATGCTCAgaaagagcaggggaaaaagggaTGCTGAGTTTGTTCTGAACAACTCAGCACACTGACCGAAGGCACCGAATGCAGCTGACATCCCGCGTTAGGTGCCTGGAGGAGCAAAATGCT
The genomic region above belongs to Lagopus muta isolate bLagMut1 chromosome 18, bLagMut1 primary, whole genome shotgun sequence and contains:
- the GPS1 gene encoding COP9 signalosome complex subunit 1 isoform X1; the encoded protein is MPLPVQVFNLQGAVEPMQIDVDPQEDQQNAPDINYVVENPTLDLEQYASSYSGLMRIERLQFIADHCPQLRVEALKMALSFVQRTFNVDVYEEIHRKLSEATRELQNTPDAVPDSGIEPPPLDTAWVEATRKKALLKLEKLDTDLKNYKGNSIKESIRRGHDDLGDHYLDCGDLSNALKCYSRARDYCTSAKHVINMCLNVIKVSVYLQNWSHVLSYVSKAESTPEIAEQRGERDSQTQAILTKLKCAAGLAELAARKYKQAAKCFLLASFDHCDFPELLSPSNVAVYGGLCALATFDRQELQRNVISSSSFKLFLELEPQVRDIIFKFYESKYASCLKMLDEMKDNLLLDMYLAPHVRTLYTQIRNRALIQYFSPYVSADMHKMATAFNTTVAALEDELTQLILEGLINARIDSHSKILYARDVDQRSTTFEKSLLMGKEFQRRAKAMILRAAVLRNQIHVKSPPREGSQGELTPANSQSRMSTNM
- the GPS1 gene encoding COP9 signalosome complex subunit 1 isoform X2 — translated: MQIDVDPQEDQQNAPDINYVVENPTLDLEQYASSYSGLMRIERLQFIADHCPQLRVEALKMALSFVQRTFNVDVYEEIHRKLSEATRELQNTPDAVPDSGIEPPPLDTAWVEATRKKALLKLEKLDTDLKNYKGNSIKESIRRGHDDLGDHYLDCGDLSNALKCYSRARDYCTSAKHVINMCLNVIKVSVYLQNWSHVLSYVSKAESTPEIAEQRGERDSQTQAILTKLKCAAGLAELAARKYKQAAKCFLLASFDHCDFPELLSPSNVAVYGGLCALATFDRQELQRNVISSSSFKLFLELEPQVRDIIFKFYESKYASCLKMLDEMKDNLLLDMYLAPHVRTLYTQIRNRALIQYFSPYVSADMHKMATAFNTTVAALEDELTQLILEGLINARIDSHSKILYARDVDQRSTTFEKSLLMGKEFQRRAKAMILRAAVLRNQIHVKSPPREGSQGELTPANSQSRMSTNM